In Pseudomonas fluorescens, one genomic interval encodes:
- a CDS encoding AraC family transcriptional regulator, which produces MKPLPMRLGDLSVGFVHSLADAVRSQGADPQPLLEQYGLDAARLAEAGARLSIPRYMRLGHSAIQLTGDPALGLRMGQLSRLSQAGLAGVTAAQAPTVREAARCLIRFEPLYGSNYRGQSSFHEDAHGAWLRFYSISPYNAYNRFVVDSIIAGWLHQLSSVGREPLRAERIEIEFDAPDYRDAYNALGDCPIQFGAERNQLRLNLNSLAQRNPEHCPSTWRHLLQLCERELEQLTRTRSLRERITQLLGPLLNGGREPDLEEVAARLKLPTWTLRRKLAEEGTQFRAILNDTRRDLAMTYIRDTELAFGEIAYLLGFASAEAFQRAFKRWSGQTPGEFRRSHRKTA; this is translated from the coding sequence ATGAAGCCGCTGCCGATGCGTCTGGGGGATCTGTCGGTAGGTTTCGTGCACAGCCTCGCTGATGCCGTGCGCAGCCAAGGTGCCGATCCGCAACCGCTGCTCGAACAATATGGGCTGGATGCTGCGCGACTGGCCGAGGCCGGCGCGCGGTTGTCGATTCCGCGCTACATGCGTCTGGGGCACAGCGCGATTCAGTTGACCGGCGATCCGGCACTGGGCTTGCGCATGGGTCAGCTCAGCCGCTTGAGTCAGGCCGGACTCGCCGGGGTCACTGCCGCGCAGGCGCCGACCGTGCGCGAGGCCGCCCGTTGTCTGATCCGCTTCGAGCCGCTGTACGGCTCCAACTATCGCGGGCAGTCGAGTTTTCACGAAGACGCTCATGGCGCGTGGCTGCGCTTCTATTCGATCAGCCCGTACAACGCCTATAACCGTTTTGTAGTGGATTCGATTATCGCCGGCTGGTTGCATCAACTGTCCAGCGTCGGTCGCGAGCCACTGCGCGCCGAGCGCATCGAGATCGAATTTGACGCGCCGGACTACCGCGACGCCTACAACGCGCTGGGCGACTGCCCGATCCAGTTCGGCGCTGAGCGCAATCAATTGCGCCTGAACCTGAACAGCCTCGCACAGCGTAATCCCGAGCACTGTCCGAGTACCTGGCGGCATCTGCTGCAATTGTGTGAACGGGAACTGGAGCAATTGACCCGCACCCGCAGCCTGCGTGAACGCATCACTCAACTGCTGGGGCCGTTGCTCAATGGTGGCCGGGAACCCGACCTGGAAGAAGTGGCGGCGCGCCTGAAGCTGCCGACCTGGACCTTGCGGCGCAAACTGGCCGAGGAAGGCACGCAGTTTCGCGCGATCCTCAATGACACCCGCCGTGATCTGGCGATGACCTACATCCGCGACACCGAACTGGCGTTCGGCGAGATCGCCTACCTGCTGGGCTTTGCTTCAGCCGAGGCGTTTCAACGCGCCTTCAAGCGCTGGAGCGGCCAGACCCCCGGCGAGTTTCGCCGCAGTCACCGCAAAACCGCCTGA
- a CDS encoding 2-aminoethylphosphonate--pyruvate transaminase, with protein sequence MSTAAPILLTPGPLTTSARTRQAMMIDWGSWDDRFNQLTASLCEQLLAILNGAATHHCVPLQGSGTFAVEAAIGTLVPRDGKVLVLINGAYGKRLAKICEVLGRSFSTFETAEDEPTTAADVDRLLRADGDITHVALIHCETSTGILNPLPEIAEVVAQHGKRLIIDAMSSFGALPVDAQKVPFDALIAASGKCLEGVPGMGFVFARKESLAAAAGNSHSLAMDLYDQHTYMQKTGQWRFTPPTHVVAALHEALLQYNEEGGLPARHARYAANCQALMEEMGKLGLRSFLPAAIQAPIIATFHAPQDPRYQFKDFYERVKAKGYILYPGKLTQVETFRVGCIGHVNPDEMRQAVAAVGEVLREMEVLDI encoded by the coding sequence ATGAGTACTGCCGCACCCATCCTGCTCACTCCCGGCCCGTTGACCACGTCGGCCCGCACCCGCCAGGCAATGATGATCGACTGGGGGTCATGGGATGACCGCTTCAACCAACTGACCGCCAGCCTCTGCGAGCAATTGCTGGCGATCCTCAATGGCGCCGCCACTCACCACTGCGTGCCATTGCAGGGCAGCGGCACCTTCGCTGTCGAAGCGGCCATCGGCACGCTGGTGCCGCGTGACGGCAAGGTGCTGGTGCTGATCAACGGTGCCTACGGCAAGCGTCTGGCGAAGATCTGCGAAGTGCTCGGCCGCTCGTTCAGCACCTTCGAAACCGCCGAAGACGAACCGACCACCGCTGCCGACGTCGACCGCCTGCTGCGCGCCGATGGCGACATCACCCATGTCGCGCTGATCCACTGCGAAACCAGCACCGGCATCCTCAACCCGTTGCCGGAAATCGCCGAGGTCGTCGCGCAACACGGCAAGCGCCTGATCATCGATGCCATGAGCTCGTTCGGCGCGTTGCCAGTGGACGCGCAAAAAGTCCCGTTCGATGCGCTGATCGCCGCCTCGGGCAAGTGTCTGGAAGGCGTGCCGGGGATGGGTTTTGTCTTCGCTCGCAAGGAATCACTGGCAGCAGCGGCCGGCAACTCGCATTCGCTGGCGATGGACCTGTATGACCAGCACACGTATATGCAGAAGACCGGCCAGTGGCGCTTCACCCCGCCGACCCACGTGGTCGCGGCGCTGCACGAAGCGTTGTTGCAATACAACGAAGAAGGTGGCCTGCCCGCTCGCCATGCGCGCTACGCCGCCAACTGTCAGGCGCTGATGGAAGAGATGGGCAAGCTCGGCCTGCGCAGCTTCCTGCCGGCAGCGATCCAGGCCCCGATCATCGCCACCTTCCATGCCCCGCAAGACCCGCGTTACCAGTTCAAGGACTTCTACGAACGGGTCAAGGCCAAGGGTTACATCCTCTACCCCGGCAAACTGACCCAGGTCGAAACCTTCCGCGTCGGCTGCATCGGCCACGTCAACCCGGACGAAATGCGCCAGGCCGTGGCAGCAGTGGGTGAAGTGCTGCGCGAGATGGAAGTCCTCGATATCTGA
- a CDS encoding LysR family transcriptional regulator: MDSLGSISVFVQVAETRSFTEAGRLQGVSSSAVGKSIARLEARLGVRLFHRTTRSITLTSEGALFLARCRKILAEVEAAEFELCDSASQPHGKLRISLPQVHGLVMPVMNEFMALYPQIELDLDLTDRMVDVVEEGFDAVIRTGQPRDSRLMARPLGEFHMVLVASPLYLREHGVPQIPADLAEHACLRHTFHATGKLEPWPLIGEEGAPEPSLPTRLVTTSIEAVHHAALAGMGIACLPDFMTHEDVAQGRLQRVLDAYMQHTGQFWVLWPSSRHATAKLRVFIDHLSLRLFPAIKGQ; this comes from the coding sequence ATGGACAGTCTGGGCAGTATTTCGGTGTTTGTTCAAGTCGCCGAGACCCGCAGTTTTACCGAGGCTGGGCGGCTGCAGGGCGTGTCGTCTTCAGCGGTGGGCAAAAGTATCGCCCGGCTGGAGGCGCGATTGGGCGTGCGGCTGTTTCATCGCACTACCCGCAGCATCACCCTGACCAGCGAGGGCGCGCTGTTCCTCGCACGCTGTCGCAAAATTCTTGCCGAGGTGGAAGCCGCCGAGTTCGAACTTTGCGATTCCGCCTCCCAGCCCCATGGCAAACTGCGCATCAGCCTGCCGCAGGTGCACGGCCTGGTAATGCCGGTGATGAATGAGTTCATGGCGCTGTACCCGCAGATCGAGCTGGATCTGGACCTGACTGATCGCATGGTCGACGTGGTTGAGGAGGGCTTTGATGCGGTGATTCGTACCGGTCAACCACGTGATTCACGGCTGATGGCGCGGCCCTTGGGCGAGTTTCACATGGTGCTGGTGGCGAGCCCGTTGTATCTGCGGGAGCACGGCGTGCCGCAAATTCCCGCCGATCTGGCGGAGCACGCCTGCTTGCGGCACACCTTTCATGCCACTGGCAAGCTGGAGCCATGGCCATTGATTGGCGAGGAGGGCGCGCCGGAGCCGAGCTTGCCGACGCGGCTGGTCACTACCTCCATCGAAGCCGTCCATCATGCGGCGCTGGCAGGGATGGGTATCGCCTGCCTGCCGGATTTCATGACCCATGAGGATGTGGCGCAGGGGCGCTTGCAGCGAGTGCTGGATGCCTATATGCAGCACACCGGTCAGTTCTGGGTATTGTGGCCCTCCAGTCGCCATGCCACCGCCAAATTGCGCGTCTTCATCGATCACTTGTCGCTGCGACTTTTTCCGGCAATCAAGGGTCAATAG
- a CDS encoding carbon-nitrogen hydrolase family protein: MRKLLYLFFSMAIVAALTTYAMWAADRPAGHYLSDLRIKLAVDQGTPADRGNLLGIQPELFPTDYQSPERLHRKLAAYLQQAQDQGLLNEKTVVVLPEHVGTWLMISGEKDELYQAPTLVEAMNWLAASNPLLFARAWLTAKGENRLDDAHLRMKSKAMAKDYQTLFGGLAKEFHVTLVAGSIVLPEPSIRDGQLKPGSGALFNSSVVFGRDGVPLGQPQRQMHPIFEQRDVINSEDEHAINVIETPAGRLGVLIGSDSWYPDNYRRLDEQGAQLVAVPAFVVGHDAWNQPWAGYKGSSTPGSVSLKPGEISEGQAWHRLTLTAQPPSSRAIAGMSVFLRGQFWDKPGSGQSFLSSNGQQFADGEARGARLLNIWL; the protein is encoded by the coding sequence ATGCGCAAACTTCTGTATCTGTTTTTCTCCATGGCCATCGTTGCCGCCCTGACCACCTACGCCATGTGGGCGGCGGACCGGCCGGCGGGGCATTACCTGTCGGACCTGCGCATCAAACTGGCGGTCGATCAGGGCACGCCCGCCGACCGTGGCAATCTGCTGGGCATCCAGCCGGAACTGTTTCCCACCGACTACCAAAGCCCCGAGCGCCTGCACCGCAAACTCGCGGCCTATCTGCAGCAGGCACAGGATCAGGGGCTGCTCAACGAAAAAACCGTGGTGGTACTGCCCGAGCATGTCGGCACCTGGCTGATGATCAGCGGCGAGAAAGACGAGCTCTACCAGGCGCCGACCCTCGTCGAAGCGATGAACTGGCTGGCGGCGAGCAATCCGTTGCTGTTCGCCCGCGCCTGGCTCACTGCCAAGGGCGAAAATCGCCTCGACGACGCGCACCTGCGCATGAAGTCCAAAGCCATGGCCAAGGATTACCAGACGTTATTCGGTGGTCTGGCCAAGGAATTCCACGTCACACTGGTGGCCGGTTCCATCGTCCTGCCCGAACCGAGCATCCGCGACGGCCAGCTCAAGCCCGGCAGCGGCGCGCTGTTCAACAGCAGCGTGGTGTTCGGCCGTGATGGTGTGCCGTTGGGCCAGCCCCAGCGGCAGATGCACCCGATCTTCGAACAGCGCGACGTGATCAATAGCGAAGACGAGCATGCAATCAACGTGATCGAGACCCCGGCCGGGCGTCTGGGTGTGCTGATCGGCAGCGACAGCTGGTACCCCGACAACTATCGCCGACTCGACGAGCAAGGCGCGCAACTGGTGGCGGTGCCGGCCTTCGTCGTCGGCCACGACGCCTGGAATCAGCCGTGGGCCGGCTATAAGGGTTCGAGTACACCGGGGTCGGTCAGCCTCAAGCCCGGAGAAATCAGTGAAGGTCAGGCCTGGCATCGCCTGACACTGACCGCACAGCCACCGAGCAGCCGTGCGATCGCCGGCATGAGCGTGTTCCTGCGCGGCCAGTTCTGGGACAAGCCCGGTTCGGGGCAAAGCTTCCTCAGCAGCAACGGCCAGCAATTCGCCGATGGCGAAGCCCGTGGCGCGCGTCTGCTGAACATCTGGTTGTAA
- a CDS encoding DUF2242 domain-containing protein, producing the protein MLISTPMRVVGLALLLTAVAGCSKDKPIYEHENFDDSGTFSRNYPVADTASCEAARRALLSQGYIITSSDPKLISGHKSFQQTGETHMEISFNVVCTEDGSSKHHATVFANALQDRYALKKTNNSASLGVGVLGSVSMPIGSSDDSMVKVASETVTSQKFYERFFTLVELFLPADAKKAAHIEEKPKTDLGVPEPKPAAVAPVTPAPAVEATPAPPPAGIVEPAQNMTPAAPAATPAPAPVAPTPTGSEPVVPPAESAPITPAPSAEPAPATETITPPANPTNIPPPSEPIPAMQ; encoded by the coding sequence ATGTTGATTTCAACTCCCATGCGTGTCGTTGGGTTGGCGCTGTTGTTGACCGCTGTTGCTGGCTGTTCGAAGGACAAGCCGATCTATGAGCATGAGAACTTCGATGATTCCGGCACGTTCTCGCGCAATTATCCGGTGGCCGACACCGCGAGTTGCGAGGCGGCCCGTCGTGCGTTGCTCAGCCAGGGCTACATCATCACCAGCAGTGACCCGAAACTGATCAGTGGCCACAAAAGCTTCCAGCAAACCGGTGAAACCCACATGGAGATCAGCTTCAATGTGGTGTGTACCGAAGATGGCAGCTCCAAGCACCATGCCACGGTGTTCGCCAATGCCCTGCAGGATCGCTATGCGCTGAAGAAGACCAACAACTCCGCCAGTCTCGGGGTTGGCGTATTGGGTTCGGTGTCGATGCCGATCGGCTCATCCGACGATTCGATGGTCAAGGTGGCCAGTGAGACCGTGACCTCGCAGAAGTTCTACGAGCGGTTCTTCACGCTGGTTGAGTTGTTCCTGCCAGCCGATGCGAAGAAAGCCGCGCACATCGAAGAAAAACCCAAGACCGATCTCGGTGTGCCTGAGCCCAAGCCTGCCGCTGTAGCGCCGGTTACACCTGCACCGGCGGTAGAGGCAACGCCTGCACCGCCGCCAGCCGGGATTGTCGAGCCTGCCCAAAACATGACGCCGGCAGCCCCGGCAGCGACCCCGGCCCCCGCTCCGGTTGCGCCGACGCCAACGGGTTCTGAGCCAGTGGTGCCGCCGGCCGAGTCAGCGCCGATCACCCCGGCACCGAGTGCAGAGCCTGCACCGGCTACCGAAACGATCACGCCGCCGGCCAACCCGACCAATATCCCGCCGCCATCGGAGCCGATTCCGGCGATGCAGTAA
- a CDS encoding MFS transporter: MNDAQLTSVLTQPVDTRDRLPLGALLALATAGFITVLTEAMPAGLLPQMSAGLNVSQALIGQLVTLYAIGSMLAAIPLTIVTRSWRRRPLLLSAIGGFAIANSITALSEWYWLTLTARLLAGIFAGLLWALLAGYASRMVAPHLQGRAITVAMLGAPLALSLGIPAGTLLGTLVGWRLSFAIMTALTLLLVIWVRWQVPDFAGEHAGKRLPLHQVFTLPGVRSVLFVTLTYVIAHNLLYTYIAPFLQPSGLASDIDRVLLVFGLASVLSLWIVGSLIDHWLRELMLISTLLFMLSAIALGLWRESATVVYLAVAVWGLAFGAMPSLLQTASAKTAGEAADTAQSMLVTLWNVGIAGGGLAGGLLLGSLGVGGFPWIVVGLLVLTLSAVLRARGYGFV; this comes from the coding sequence ATGAACGACGCACAACTGACCTCGGTCCTCACCCAGCCAGTCGACACCCGCGACCGATTACCCCTCGGCGCCCTGCTGGCGCTGGCTACCGCCGGCTTCATCACGGTGCTGACCGAAGCCATGCCCGCCGGCCTGCTGCCACAAATGAGCGCGGGGCTGAATGTCTCCCAGGCACTGATCGGGCAACTGGTCACCCTGTACGCGATTGGCTCGATGCTCGCCGCCATCCCGCTGACCATCGTCACCCGCAGCTGGCGTCGTCGGCCATTGCTGCTGTCAGCCATCGGCGGCTTCGCCATCGCCAACAGCATCACCGCCCTGTCGGAATGGTACTGGCTGACTTTGACCGCACGCTTGCTCGCCGGGATATTTGCCGGGCTGCTGTGGGCGTTGCTGGCAGGCTACGCCAGCCGCATGGTTGCCCCACACCTGCAAGGCCGGGCAATCACCGTCGCCATGCTTGGCGCGCCACTGGCACTCTCGCTGGGCATCCCGGCGGGAACACTGCTCGGCACGCTGGTCGGCTGGCGCCTGAGCTTCGCCATCATGACTGCGCTGACGCTGTTGCTGGTGATCTGGGTGCGCTGGCAAGTGCCGGACTTTGCCGGAGAACACGCAGGAAAACGCCTGCCCCTACATCAGGTCTTCACCCTGCCCGGCGTACGCTCGGTGTTGTTCGTGACCTTGACCTACGTGATCGCCCACAACCTGCTGTACACCTACATCGCGCCATTCCTGCAACCGTCGGGACTGGCCAGCGATATCGACCGGGTGCTGCTGGTGTTCGGCCTGGCCTCAGTGCTGAGCCTGTGGATCGTCGGCAGCCTGATCGATCACTGGCTGCGCGAACTGATGCTGATCAGCACGCTGCTGTTCATGCTCTCCGCCATCGCCTTGGGCCTGTGGCGAGAATCGGCGACCGTGGTCTACCTCGCCGTCGCCGTGTGGGGACTGGCGTTTGGTGCGATGCCTTCGCTGCTGCAGACTGCCTCGGCGAAAACCGCTGGAGAGGCTGCCGATACGGCGCAATCGATGCTGGTGACCCTGTGGAATGTCGGAATTGCCGGGGGTGGTTTGGCGGGTGGTTTGCTGCTGGGGAGTCTGGGGGTTGGGGGTTTTCCGTGGATTGTTGTGGGGTTGCTGGTTTTGACCTTGAGTGCGGTGCTGAGGGCGAGGGGCTATGGGTTTGTGTGA
- a CDS encoding FAD-dependent oxidoreductase has product MTAAHYPHLLAPLDLGFTTLRNRTLMGSMHTGLEEKPGGFERMAAYFAERARGGVGLMVTGGIGPNDEGGVYSGAAKLTTEEEALKHRIVTRAVHEAGGKICMQILHAGRYAYSPKQVAPSAIQAPINPFKPKELDEEGIEKQISDFVTCSVLAQSAEYDGVEIMGSEGYFINQFLAAHTNHRTDRWGGSYENRMRLPVEIVRRVREAVGPNFIIIFRLSMLDLVEGGSSWEEIVTLAKAIEQAGATIINTGIGWHEARIPTIATKVPRAAFSKVTAKLRGSVNIPLITTNRINTPEIAEQILAEGDADMVSMARPFLADPDFVNKAAEGRADEINTCIGCNQACLDHTFGGKLTSCLVNPRACHETELNYLPVQQIKKIAVVGAGPAGLSAATVAAERGHQVTLFDSASEIGGQFNIAKRVPGKEEFFETLRYFKRKLQTTNVEVCLNTRVDVAKLVEGGYDEIILATGIAPRVPAIPGVENAKVLSYLDVILERKPVGKRVAVIGAGGIGFDVSEFLVHEGVATSLDRTAFWKEWGIDTHLEARGGVAGIKAAPHAPAREVFLLQRKKTKVGDGLGKTTGWIHRTGLKNKQVQMLNSVEYLKIDDEGLHIRIGETGEPQVLAVDNIVICAGQDPLRDLQEGLVAAGQNVHLIGGADVAAELDAKRAINQGSRLAAEL; this is encoded by the coding sequence ATGACCGCCGCTCATTACCCGCACCTGTTGGCCCCGCTGGACCTGGGATTCACCACGCTGCGCAACCGCACCCTGATGGGCTCGATGCACACCGGCCTTGAAGAGAAACCGGGTGGCTTCGAACGCATGGCGGCGTACTTCGCCGAGCGTGCCCGTGGCGGTGTCGGCCTGATGGTCACTGGCGGTATCGGCCCGAACGACGAGGGCGGCGTGTACTCCGGCGCAGCCAAACTGACCACCGAGGAAGAAGCGCTCAAGCACCGCATCGTCACTCGCGCAGTGCATGAGGCGGGCGGCAAGATCTGCATGCAGATCCTCCACGCCGGGCGTTATGCCTACAGCCCGAAACAGGTCGCGCCGAGTGCGATTCAGGCGCCGATCAACCCGTTCAAGCCCAAAGAGCTGGACGAGGAGGGCATCGAGAAACAGATCAGCGATTTCGTCACCTGCTCGGTACTGGCGCAGAGCGCCGAGTATGACGGTGTGGAAATCATGGGCTCTGAAGGTTATTTCATTAACCAGTTCCTCGCTGCGCACACCAACCACCGCACCGACCGCTGGGGCGGCAGCTATGAAAACCGTATGCGCCTGCCGGTGGAAATCGTCCGCCGCGTGCGCGAAGCAGTCGGCCCGAACTTCATCATCATTTTCCGTTTGTCGATGCTTGATCTGGTCGAGGGCGGCAGCAGCTGGGAAGAGATCGTGACCCTGGCCAAAGCCATCGAGCAGGCCGGCGCGACCATCATCAACACTGGCATCGGCTGGCACGAAGCGCGGATCCCGACCATCGCCACCAAGGTGCCGCGCGCGGCGTTCAGCAAGGTCACCGCCAAATTGCGTGGTTCGGTGAACATTCCGCTGATCACCACCAACCGCATCAACACCCCGGAAATCGCCGAGCAGATTCTCGCTGAAGGCGATGCCGACATGGTCTCGATGGCACGGCCGTTCCTCGCCGATCCGGACTTCGTCAACAAAGCTGCAGAAGGCCGCGCTGACGAAATCAACACCTGCATCGGTTGCAACCAGGCGTGCCTCGATCACACCTTCGGCGGCAAGCTCACCAGTTGCCTGGTCAACCCGCGTGCCTGCCATGAAACCGAGCTCAACTATCTGCCGGTGCAACAGATCAAGAAGATCGCCGTGGTCGGTGCCGGCCCTGCCGGTCTGTCCGCTGCGACCGTGGCCGCCGAGCGCGGGCATCAGGTGACCTTGTTCGATTCCGCCAGCGAAATTGGCGGCCAGTTCAACATCGCCAAGCGTGTGCCGGGCAAGGAAGAATTCTTCGAAACCCTGCGCTACTTCAAGCGCAAGCTGCAGACCACGAATGTCGAGGTGTGCCTGAACACCCGTGTCGACGTGGCGAAGCTGGTCGAGGGCGGTTACGACGAAATCATCCTCGCCACCGGCATCGCGCCGCGTGTGCCGGCGATTCCGGGCGTGGAGAATGCCAAGGTGCTGAGCTACCTGGACGTGATCCTCGAGCGCAAACCGGTGGGCAAGCGCGTCGCGGTGATTGGCGCGGGCGGCATCGGTTTCGATGTCTCGGAATTCCTTGTGCACGAAGGCGTGGCCACCAGTCTGGATCGCACCGCGTTCTGGAAAGAGTGGGGCATCGACACCCATCTGGAAGCCCGTGGTGGCGTGGCCGGGATCAAAGCAGCGCCGCACGCGCCGGCTCGCGAAGTGTTCCTGTTGCAGCGCAAGAAAACCAAGGTCGGTGATGGTCTGGGCAAGACCACTGGCTGGATTCACCGCACCGGTCTGAAGAACAAGCAGGTACAGATGCTCAACAGCGTCGAATACCTGAAAATCGACGACGAAGGCCTGCACATCCGCATCGGCGAAACCGGCGAGCCGCAAGTGCTGGCGGTGGACAACATCGTGATCTGCGCCGGCCAGGATCCACTGCGCGATCTGCAGGAAGGTCTGGTCGCGGCGGGGCAGAATGTGCACTTGATCGGCGGCGCCGATGTGGCGGCGGAGCTGGATGCCAAGCGCGCGATCAACCAGGGTTCGCGTCTGGCTGCTGAACTCTAA
- a CDS encoding 1-aminocyclopropane-1-carboxylate deaminase/D-cysteine desulfhydrase, translating to MLLPPANWLPQAPLELLQLDWLTNAGIEVAILRLDQIDPLISGNKWFKLVEHLKAADRAGARGIISLGGAHSNHLHALAAAGKRLGFETVGLLRGHPQQTPTVEDLQAFGMQLHWLGYGGYRARHEPGFWEPWQAQFPNLHAVPEGGGGLAGALGCKALKEQVITQLNNLGWSDFHGWWLACGTGTTLAGLVLAEAGAHPVYGALAVPEDHGVAPQVEAIVRESGLAVADYALFDASRGGFAKVDPVLLEFIESTERSSGVPLEPLYTGKALLALKQQVEAGRFEHGTRLIFLHTGGLQGRRGFTRI from the coding sequence ATGCTTCTTCCTCCCGCCAACTGGCTACCCCAAGCCCCCCTCGAATTGCTTCAACTCGACTGGCTCACCAACGCCGGAATCGAGGTCGCCATCCTGCGTCTGGACCAGATCGACCCGCTGATCAGTGGCAACAAGTGGTTCAAACTCGTTGAGCACCTCAAGGCCGCCGATCGCGCCGGGGCGCGAGGCATCATCAGCCTTGGTGGCGCGCATTCCAATCATCTGCATGCGCTGGCGGCGGCTGGCAAGCGTCTGGGTTTCGAAACCGTTGGGCTGTTGCGTGGCCATCCACAGCAGACGCCCACGGTTGAGGACCTGCAGGCGTTCGGCATGCAACTGCACTGGCTCGGTTACGGTGGCTATCGGGCGCGGCATGAGCCCGGATTCTGGGAGCCTTGGCAGGCGCAGTTCCCGAATCTGCACGCAGTGCCAGAGGGTGGCGGCGGATTGGCCGGTGCCTTGGGCTGCAAAGCGCTCAAGGAGCAGGTGATCACGCAACTGAACAATCTGGGCTGGAGCGATTTCCACGGCTGGTGGCTGGCCTGCGGCACCGGGACGACCCTGGCAGGGCTGGTGCTCGCCGAGGCGGGTGCACATCCGGTGTACGGTGCGCTGGCGGTGCCGGAGGATCATGGCGTGGCACCGCAGGTTGAGGCGATTGTTCGGGAGTCGGGGCTTGCTGTGGCGGACTACGCGTTGTTCGACGCGAGCCGCGGTGGGTTCGCCAAGGTCGATCCGGTGTTGCTTGAGTTCATCGAGAGCACTGAGCGCAGTAGCGGCGTTCCGCTGGAGCCGCTGTACACCGGCAAGGCGTTATTGGCGCTGAAGCAGCAGGTTGAAGCGGGCAGGTTCGAGCACGGCACGCGGCTGATCTTCTTGCATACCGGAGGCTTGCAGGGGCGCCGCGGATTCACCAGGATTTAG
- the phnX gene encoding phosphonoacetaldehyde hydrolase — protein MNYTNPSKLQAAILDWAGTVVDFGSFAPTQIFVEAFAEFDVQVSIEEARGPMGMGKWDHIRTLCDQPQVAERYRKAFGRTPTDDDVTAIYNRFMPLQIEKIAEHSALIPGALETIANLRQQGIKIGSCSGYPKQVMDKVVALAATNGYVADHVVATDEVPNGRPWPAQALANVIALGIDDVAACVKIDDTVPGILEGRRAGMWTVALICSGNALGLDYAGYRALGSDELASERKRIHALFADSRPHYMIDTISDLPEVIADINKRLANGEMPQSS, from the coding sequence ATGAACTACACCAACCCAAGCAAGCTGCAAGCCGCGATCCTCGACTGGGCCGGCACCGTGGTCGATTTCGGCTCGTTCGCACCGACGCAGATCTTCGTCGAAGCCTTCGCCGAGTTCGACGTTCAGGTGTCCATCGAAGAAGCCCGTGGCCCGATGGGCATGGGCAAGTGGGATCACATTCGTACCCTGTGCGATCAGCCGCAGGTCGCCGAGCGTTATCGCAAAGCGTTCGGCCGCACCCCGACCGACGACGACGTGACCGCGATCTACAACCGCTTCATGCCGCTGCAGATCGAGAAGATCGCCGAGCACTCGGCGCTGATTCCCGGCGCGCTGGAAACCATTGCCAACCTGCGTCAGCAAGGGATCAAGATCGGTTCCTGCTCCGGCTACCCGAAACAGGTGATGGACAAGGTTGTGGCCCTCGCTGCCACTAACGGCTACGTTGCCGACCACGTGGTCGCCACCGACGAAGTGCCGAACGGTCGCCCATGGCCGGCCCAGGCTCTGGCCAACGTGATTGCGTTGGGCATCGATGATGTCGCGGCCTGCGTGAAGATCGACGACACCGTGCCGGGCATCCTCGAAGGCCGTCGCGCCGGGATGTGGACCGTGGCGCTGATCTGCTCGGGCAACGCGCTGGGCCTGGATTACGCCGGCTACCGGGCGCTGGGCAGCGACGAACTGGCCAGCGAACGTAAACGCATCCACGCGCTGTTCGCCGATTCGCGCCCGCATTACATGATCGACACCATCAGCGACCTGCCGGAAGTGATTGCCGACATCAACAAGCGTCTGGCCAACGGTGAGATGCCGCAATCGAGCTGA
- a CDS encoding cytochrome b: MPWTSSESRYSTVSVLLHWLMLVLLVLVYASMELRGIFPKGSGGRTLIREVHYMLGLTVFVLVWFRLVARSIGPAPKIFPASPQWQTLLARVMHWLLYLFMISMPILGWLITSAEGHQVMFYGFDLPLLVHEDKAFAKQVEHWHVLIGNIGYWLIGLHALAGLYHHYVVGDNTLLRMMPKRAER, encoded by the coding sequence ATGCCGTGGACAAGTTCCGAATCCCGCTACAGCACCGTGTCCGTGCTGTTGCACTGGCTGATGCTGGTCCTGTTGGTGCTGGTATACGCCAGCATGGAGCTACGCGGGATCTTTCCCAAAGGCAGTGGCGGTCGCACGCTGATCCGCGAAGTGCACTACATGCTCGGCCTGACCGTGTTCGTGCTGGTGTGGTTTCGCCTCGTAGCGCGCAGCATCGGCCCGGCACCGAAAATCTTCCCGGCCTCGCCGCAGTGGCAAACCCTGCTGGCGCGGGTGATGCACTGGTTGTTGTACCTGTTCATGATCAGCATGCCGATTCTTGGCTGGCTGATTACCAGCGCCGAGGGGCATCAGGTGATGTTCTACGGTTTCGATCTGCCATTGCTGGTTCATGAAGACAAGGCCTTCGCCAAGCAGGTTGAGCACTGGCACGTGTTGATCGGCAATATCGGCTACTGGCTGATCGGCCTGCATGCGCTGGCGGGGCTTTATCACCATTATGTGGTGGGCGATAACACCTTGCTGCGGATGATGCCCAAGCGCGCGGAACGCTGA